Proteins encoded in a region of the Haloarchaeobius salinus genome:
- a CDS encoding helix-turn-helix domain-containing protein codes for MKYLDVRIRQPDDWLHPMQEFIRHEDVVQYEELQTWHVVQEQDVEYELFYVVADRERYEPVIDGVDSIRWYDITDVDDESFYVYVCQDTREDDRDWRAAFAALNLVVVPPITYDREAAMGMTVIGEGDDLRTMLDGLPESFEVDVRGIGEYDTRRPSLVGALTERQREAVHVAVEVGYYAVPREGDLEAVAAALDCAPSTASNLLRKAEAAVFGRLVDRRSARP; via the coding sequence GTGAAGTACCTCGACGTGCGCATCCGACAGCCCGACGACTGGCTGCACCCGATGCAGGAGTTCATCCGCCACGAGGACGTGGTGCAGTACGAGGAGCTCCAGACCTGGCACGTCGTCCAGGAGCAGGACGTCGAGTACGAGCTGTTCTACGTCGTCGCCGACCGCGAGCGCTACGAGCCCGTCATCGACGGCGTCGACTCCATCCGCTGGTACGACATCACCGACGTCGACGACGAGTCGTTCTACGTGTACGTCTGCCAGGACACCCGGGAGGACGACCGGGACTGGCGGGCCGCCTTCGCCGCGCTCAACCTCGTCGTCGTCCCGCCGATCACCTACGACCGCGAGGCCGCGATGGGCATGACCGTCATCGGCGAGGGCGACGACCTCCGGACGATGCTCGACGGCCTTCCGGAGAGCTTCGAGGTCGACGTGCGTGGCATCGGCGAGTACGACACGCGCCGGCCGTCGCTGGTGGGGGCGCTGACCGAGCGCCAGCGCGAGGCGGTCCACGTCGCCGTCGAGGTCGGCTACTACGCGGTCCCCCGCGAGGGCGACCTCGAGGCCGTCGCCGCGGCACTGGACTGTGCCCCCTCGACGGCGTCGAACCTGCTCCGGAAGGCGGAAGCGGCGGTGTTCGGGCGGCTCGTCGACCGGCGCAGCGCCCGGCCGTGA
- a CDS encoding acetyl-CoA carboxylase biotin carboxylase subunit — translation MFRKVLVANRGEIAVRVMRACEELNVSTVAVYSDADKNSGHVRYADEAYNVGPARAADSYLDHEAVIEAARKADADAIHPGYGFLAENAEFAGKVEAEEGITWVGPAADSMEQLGEKTKARKTMREADVPIVPGTTDPVEDPAEVTEFGEEHGYPIAIKAEGGGGGRGMKIVESADEAADQLESAKREGEAYFDNDNVYLERYLENPRHIEVQILADHHGNVRHLGERDCSLQRRHQKVIEEGPSPALSDELREEIGASARRGADAAGYYNAGTFEFLVEEEERDAAAGEVLGPDANFYFLEVNTRIQVEHTVTEELTGIDIVKWQLKVAADEELDFAQDDVDLSGHAMEFRINAENAANEFAPAPGGKLATYDPPGGIGVRMDDALRQGDTIVTDYDSMIAKLIVHGSDRDECIERSLRALREYDIEGVTTIIPFHRLMLSDEAFVHGTHTTKYLDEHLDHDRIAEAQEQWGSDTDGAGDDEDVVEREFTVEVNGKRFDVNLEERGAMPVGGTSGPRGSSGGGDGGSGASGASGGGVEVEGDGETVNAEMQGTILSVDVDEGDEVAAGDVLVVLEAMKMENDVVASRGGTVTQIAVDEGQSVDMGDVLVVVE, via the coding sequence ATGTTCAGGAAGGTTCTCGTCGCGAACCGAGGGGAGATCGCGGTGCGCGTCATGCGCGCCTGCGAGGAGCTGAACGTGTCGACCGTCGCCGTCTACAGCGACGCCGACAAGAACTCCGGGCACGTCCGCTACGCCGACGAGGCGTACAACGTCGGGCCCGCCCGGGCAGCGGACTCCTATCTCGACCACGAGGCCGTCATCGAGGCCGCGAGGAAGGCCGACGCCGACGCTATCCACCCCGGCTACGGCTTCCTCGCGGAGAACGCCGAGTTCGCGGGCAAGGTCGAGGCCGAGGAGGGCATCACCTGGGTCGGCCCGGCCGCCGACTCGATGGAGCAACTCGGCGAGAAGACCAAGGCCCGGAAGACGATGCGCGAGGCCGACGTGCCCATCGTCCCCGGGACGACCGACCCCGTCGAGGACCCCGCGGAGGTCACCGAGTTCGGCGAGGAGCACGGCTACCCCATCGCCATCAAGGCCGAAGGCGGCGGCGGCGGCCGCGGCATGAAGATCGTCGAGAGCGCCGACGAGGCCGCCGACCAGTTAGAGAGCGCGAAGCGCGAGGGCGAGGCGTACTTCGACAACGACAACGTCTACCTCGAACGGTACCTCGAGAACCCCCGCCACATCGAGGTGCAGATCCTCGCGGACCACCACGGCAACGTCCGCCACCTCGGCGAGCGCGACTGCTCGCTCCAGCGCCGCCACCAGAAGGTCATCGAGGAGGGCCCGAGCCCCGCGCTCTCGGACGAGCTCCGCGAGGAGATCGGCGCGTCCGCCCGTCGCGGTGCCGACGCGGCCGGCTACTACAACGCCGGCACGTTCGAGTTCCTCGTCGAGGAGGAGGAACGCGACGCCGCGGCCGGCGAGGTCCTGGGACCCGACGCGAACTTCTACTTCCTTGAGGTCAACACCCGCATCCAGGTCGAACACACCGTCACCGAGGAGCTCACCGGCATCGACATCGTGAAGTGGCAGCTGAAGGTCGCCGCCGACGAGGAGCTCGACTTCGCACAGGACGACGTCGACCTCTCCGGGCACGCGATGGAGTTCCGCATCAACGCCGAGAACGCCGCCAACGAGTTCGCGCCCGCCCCGGGCGGCAAGCTCGCGACGTACGACCCGCCGGGCGGCATCGGCGTCCGGATGGACGACGCGCTCCGGCAGGGTGATACGATCGTCACCGACTACGACTCGATGATCGCGAAGCTCATCGTCCACGGGAGCGACCGCGACGAGTGCATCGAGCGCTCGCTCCGCGCGCTCCGTGAGTACGACATCGAGGGGGTCACGACCATCATCCCGTTCCACCGGCTGATGCTCTCCGACGAGGCGTTCGTCCACGGCACGCACACGACGAAGTACCTCGACGAGCACCTCGACCACGACCGCATCGCGGAGGCCCAGGAGCAGTGGGGCTCCGACACGGACGGTGCGGGCGACGACGAGGACGTCGTCGAGCGCGAGTTCACCGTCGAGGTCAACGGCAAGCGCTTCGACGTGAACCTGGAGGAGCGCGGCGCGATGCCCGTCGGCGGCACGAGCGGCCCCCGCGGGAGCAGTGGCGGCGGCGACGGCGGCTCCGGCGCGAGCGGCGCGTCCGGCGGTGGCGTCGAGGTCGAGGGCGACGGCGAGACGGTCAACGCCGAGATGCAGGGTACCATCCTCTCCGTCGACGTCGACGAGGGCGACGAGGTCGCAGCCGGCGACGTGCTCGTCGTGCTCGAGGCCATGAAGATGGAGAACGACGTGGTCGCCTCCCGCGGCGGGACGGTCACCCAGATCGCCGTCGACGAGGGCCAGAGCGTCGACATGGGCGACGTGCTGGTCGTGGTGGAGTAG